The following is a genomic window from Candidatus Aegiribacteria sp..
GGTTGGTTTCTCCCAGTTCAACGAATCCACTGAAGCCGTCACTGCCCCCGTACGCGGCTCCGACTCCAGCTTTCCCGGTCGTTTTCTCCTCGACACTGATCATAAGATCAACATCCGGAGAATTATCTATATATTGAAAATCAACATTTACATTACTGAAGTAATTTGTGTAGAAGATATTCCTGTAACTTCTCATCAGTGCAGACCTCTGGAACATGTCGCCAGGAAAGACTATCAGTTCTCTTCTGATAACATTATCCAGCGTTCTTGTATTTCCCGAGATATCCACTCTGCGAATATGAGCCCTCTCTCCTTCCTGAATAAGGAAAGAGATATCAAGTGAATTCAGATGTTCATCTTCTGTTACGACAGGCTCTATTCCAGCATAGAAGTATCCTCTCTCCTGGAAAAGCTCATACAGGGTGAAAAGAGAGGAATCCAGCTTTTCCTGATCGAACTCATCACCATTTTTAATATCAAGTACAGATACAAGCACTGAATCGGAAAAGACTTCATTACCGGAGAATGATACATCACCGAATGTGAAATATTCTCCTTCTTCAACGGTAATCTCAAATCTCAGGTGACGCCCATCTTCCAGCATGGATCGCTGTATATCCAGAATCTTTGCATAAGGATATCCATGATTCTGGTAGTAAACCACTACTGTATCAAGATCTGCCTCGAAGTCACTTTCTCTGAATCTACCGGACCTCCAGAATGAGTCCTGTCTCGTATCCATCTGTCCTCGAAGCTTAGCATCATTAAATACGGTATTCCCGAAAAAGTCAATCTCTCCTACTCTGATATCAGGTCCCTCATCGCACTCAAACAGCAGGATACTCCGGTTACCTGTATCAGGATCAAGCCATCTTGGATTAACGGTTGCCTCATGCCTGTGTTTTTCCGCATAGAAATGCAAAACTATCCTGCGAGCACTCTCAACCTGCCCCGGAGAGACAGTCTGACCGGGAAAAAACGAAAGTGAATCAAGTACATCATTTTCTTTCAAATGACCGGGATTGCTGAATTCGATTCCACTGAGCAACCGATTCTCATTGATCATAATAAGTACATCAGCAAAACCATCAACAGTATCAGCCTGAATTTCTATACTGCCGAAATATCCGAGATTGAACAGATCTGAAGTTCCACGTTGAATAGCCCTGCTCGTAAAGGTATCTCCGGGATTCATCCCGAAGACACGTAAGATCAGGCTGTCACTAACAAAGGAGTTGCCGATTACATCTATCGATCTTACTTCAAGAGCGAACGATACTGATATCAGGGCAACAAGAAGAATTATGAAGTTATATCTCAATTCTCGACTCTTCCATGTATTGTGTTCATGTTAATCTCTTCTGTATCTGTACTTTGAGATTCGGAAATCCTGAACAGAATCCGATTCTCTTCTCTTACTGCAAGCACTGAATCACCTGAAGAAAATTCGTTTCTTAGTATTGCGTCAGTCAGAGGATCTTCAAGGAGTCTTCTGATTGTTCTTCTGATATGCCTGGCGCCTGCCTCTGGATCGTAACCAGCTTCAGTTATCAGAGTTAATGCTTCAGGTGAAAGTGAAAGTGAGATGCCCAGTTCAGAAAGCCTCTCTTCAACAGCACACATCTGAAGATTCACAATCTGTTCCATATCGTTGAATTCCAGTGGATTGAACACGACAATCTCATCAAGTCTGTTTAGAAATTCAGGATTGAAGCGATTCCTGAGAGCATCAAGAACAATACCGTCTTTGCGTTCAGCTTCTGAATCCTTATCATCGGATGAAAATCCCAACCTGCTTCCTGAAGCGAGATTCCGGGAAGCGATGTTGCTTGTCATGATCAGTATTGTATTTGTGAAATCAATCTCTCTTCCATAATTATCAGTCATGCGGCCATAATCCATAACCTGAAGCAGCATGTTATAAAGATCAGTGTGAGCTTTCTCTATCTCATCAAGAAGTACAATGGAATAAGGTCTTCGACGGACTTTTTCAGTCAGTTGTCCACCCTCATCATATCCGACATAGCCAGGAGGAGCTCCTACAAGCCTT
Proteins encoded in this region:
- the bamA gene encoding outer membrane protein assembly factor BamA, with protein sequence MRYNFIILLVALISVSFALEVRSIDVIGNSFVSDSLILRVFGMNPGDTFTSRAIQRGTSDLFNLGYFGSIEIQADTVDGFADVLIMINENRLLSGIEFSNPGHLKENDVLDSLSFFPGQTVSPGQVESARRIVLHFYAEKHRHEATVNPRWLDPDTGNRSILLFECDEGPDIRVGEIDFFGNTVFNDAKLRGQMDTRQDSFWRSGRFRESDFEADLDTVVVYYQNHGYPYAKILDIQRSMLEDGRHLRFEITVEEGEYFTFGDVSFSGNEVFSDSVLVSVLDIKNGDEFDQEKLDSSLFTLYELFQERGYFYAGIEPVVTEDEHLNSLDISFLIQEGERAHIRRVDISGNTRTLDNVIRRELIVFPGDMFQRSALMRSYRNIFYTNYFSNVNVDFQYIDNSPDVDLMISVEEKTTGKAGVGAAYGGSDGFSGFVELGETNLFGRGQDITLNYQFSKKKQDIHVTFTEPWFMDTPLSLGGELFHTTESRTEYDRRRTGGAVIVGRPLPWIDYSSASIKYVLEKVNVFDITTDSTSYYYSLRDENWPRWTSSIRLNFTRDSRDRQVFASTGSLNSLTAEFAGGAIGGDIGFQKYLLDSSWYVPSFWKFIFFMRARTGVITSLAGVEPPAYELFELGGTGFYGVRGYGSRSIGAVEGFETVGGRSMLILSAEYRFRIIDQLQLSVFADAGNTWNSWSSSDFSDLHRGAGMGIRIEVPMLGIMGFDYAYGFDGPDRGWEPHFQFGTTF